A single region of the Musa acuminata AAA Group cultivar baxijiao chromosome BXJ1-11, Cavendish_Baxijiao_AAA, whole genome shotgun sequence genome encodes:
- the LOC135597041 gene encoding SH3 domain-containing protein 2-like, giving the protein MDAIRKQATKLREQVARQQQAVLKQFGGGGYGISDNVITDEAELQQYRRIEQLYISTRSSKHFQRDIVRGVEGFIVTGSKQVEIGTKLSDDSRKYGVENSCTSDHTLSKAALIFSQARSHMEKERENLLKSLSSLVVEPLRAMVVGAQLEDARHLAQRYEKMRQEAEVQTIEVSKCQIKLREAPGYVDNSLKLEAAETKLQELKSNMTVLGKEAIAAMAAVEAQQQRLTLQRLIAMIESERSYHLKSLQILDQLAGEMVSKRQRIEASPSSVLDEPVPPPQSYEEADGVYPSHTFDGLTDSMGYFLGEVVHSYQAESDAELDLSVGDFVVVRKVSNNGWAEGECKGKAGWFPYGYVERRDRVLASKIAEVF; this is encoded by the exons GCAGTTCTGAAGCAATTTGGAGGTGGTGGTTATGGAATCTCTGATAATGTGATTACTGATGAGGCAGAACTTCAGCAATATCGGAGAATAGAGCAGCTATACATATCAACACGATCAAGCAAG CATTTCCAAAGGGATATTGTTCGTGGTGTGGAAGGCTTCATTGTGACTGGGTCAAAACAAGTTGAGATTG GTACTAAATTATCCGATGACAGCAGAAAATATGGTGTTGAGAACAGCTGCACCAGTGACCATACATTATCAAAAGCTGCATTAATTTTTAGTCAGGCTCGTTCCCATATGGAAAAAGAACGTGAAAATTTATTGAAATCGCTTAGTAGCCTG GTTGTGGAGCCATTACGAGCAATGGTAGTGGGAGCCCAATTAGAAGATGCTCGACATCTTGCTCAGCGCTATGAGAAAATGAGACAAGAAGCTGAAGTTCAG ACTATTGAAGTTTCAAAGTGCCAAATTAAACTAAGGGAAGCTCCTGGTTATGTCGACAATAGTTTGAAGTTAGAAGCTGCTGAAACAAAGTTGCAAgaactgaaatcaaacatgacagTGTTAGGTAAAGAAGCTATAGCAGCAATGGCTGCTGTTGAAGCTCAACAACAAAGATTGACTTTGCAGCGACTTATTGCAATG ATTGAATCTGAGCGCAGTTACCATCTGAAAAGCCTTCAAATCCTTGACCAGCTTGCAGGAGAG ATGGTTTCTAAACGGCAAAGAATTGAAGCATCTCCAAGCTCAGTCTTGGATGAACCTGTACCTCCACCTCAATCATATGAAGAAGCCGATGGAGTATATCCTTCCCACACTTTTGATGGATTAACTGATTCTATGGGATACTTTCTGGGGGAG GTTGTGCATTCATATCAGGCTGAGTCAGATGCTGAACTGGACTTGTCAGTTGGAGACTTTGTTGTTGTGCGAAAG GTATCCAATAATGGATGGGCAGAGGGCGAATGCAAGGGCAAGGCTGGATGGTTCCCCTATGGATACGTGGAGAGGCGTGATCGTGTTCTTGCTAGCAAAATTGCTGAAGTATTCTGA